From the Lathyrus oleraceus cultivar Zhongwan6 chromosome 4, CAAS_Psat_ZW6_1.0, whole genome shotgun sequence genome, one window contains:
- the LOC127076637 gene encoding glycine-rich protein A3 has product MSNGRNNQESTERGLFSHITGYPPPQGSYSSYPPPQGGYYPPQAAYPPQGSYYPPQYPPHAAGGYPPSGYPHSGYHQPSYPAPHAYPSAYPSGRGAGIGLFAGLATAYGAHHMSYGHGGYHHGYGHGKYKHGKFGKHGRYGFGKFKHGKFGKRWK; this is encoded by the exons ATGAGCAATGGTAGAAACAATCAAGAGTCTACTGAGAGAGGTCTGTTTTCACATATAACAGGCTATCCTCCACCACAGGGTTCCTATTCCTCCTATCCACCACCTCAAGGAGGCTATTATCCACCACAAGCAGCATATCCACCGCAAGGAAGTTACTATCCTCCACAATATCCACCACATGCAGCAGGAGGGTATCCACCTTCTGGTTACCCTCATTCAGGTTATCATCAACCGTCTTATCCCGCTCCACACGCCTATCCGTCCGCGTATCCTTCAG GACGTGGAGCCGGTATAGGATTGTTCGCAGGTTTGGCGACCGCATATGGTGCTCACCATATGTCATATGGACATGGAGGTTATCATCATGGTTATGGACATGGGAAGTACAAGCATGGAAAATTTGGCAAGCATGGTAGGTATGGTTTTGGCAAGTTTAAGCATGGAAAATTTGGCAAGCGATGGAAGTGA
- the LOC127076636 gene encoding uncharacterized protein LOC127076636 yields MDPQAFIRLSIGSLGLRNIGIELSTGKSEIHSLSSSYVCEIRLRGFPVQTSPVPLITSADVIHTQNSASSFYLEESDLKALLAPGCFYNPHAYLEIVVFSGKKGSHCGVSVKRQQIGVFKMQVSPEWCEGKPLILFNGWIGIGKNKQENGKPGAELHLRVKLDPDPRYVFRFEDITISSPQVVLLQGLIKQPIFSCKFSKDRVSQMDSLSTYWSGSNDASDVDTERRERKGWKVKIHDLSGSAVAAAFITTPFVPSSGCDWVARSNPGAWLIVRPDVGRSESWQPWGKLEAWRERGIKDTICCKFHLLSEPQDGGNFLMSEIHINAEKGGEFFIDTEKHMRTVTSATTPIPSPQSSGDFGALSPVVGGFVMSCRVQGEGKRSKPLVQLALRHVTCVEDAAIFMALAAAVDLSIEACKPFRRKLRRAFRNSVKNKGN; encoded by the coding sequence ATGGATCCACAGGCCTTTATTAGGTTGTCGATAGGCTCTCTAGGTTTGAGAAATATTGGAATTGAACTGAGCACTGGAAAATCCGAAATTCACAGTCTCTCTTCATCTTACGTTTGTGAGATACGGCTTCGAGGTTTTCCTGTTCAAACGTCGCCAGTCCCCTTGATAACCTCGGCCGATGTTATACATACACAGAACAGCGCTTCAAGCTTTTACCTCGAGGAATCTGATTTAAAAGCATTGTTAGCTCCTGGTTGTTTCTATAACCCTCATGCTTATTTGGAGATCGTCGTGTTTTCAGGGAAGAAGGGATCCCATTGTGGAGTTAGTGTCAAAAGACAGCAAATCGGCGTATTTAAAATGCAGGTTAGTCCTGAATGGTGCGAAGGAAAACCTTTGATTCTTTTTAACGGATGGATCGGTATTGGCAAAAACAAACAGGAAAATGGTAAACCAGGTGCAGAATTACATTTGAGAGTTAAACTAGATCCTGACCCTAGATATGTATTCCGGTTTGAAGATATAACAATATCGAGTCCTCAGGTAGTTCTGCTGCAAGGATTAATCAAACAGCCAATCTTCAGTTGCAAGTTTAGTAAAGACAGGGTTTCTCAGATGGATTCGTTGAGCACTTACTGGTCGGGTTCAAACGACGCGTCTGACGTAGACACTGAGAGACGAGAGAGAAAAGGGTGGAAGGTGAAGATACATGATCTATCTGGCTCGGCTGTAGCTGCAGCCTTCATAACAACTCCCTTTGTTCCGTCTTCGGGTTGTGATTGGGTTGCCAGATCCAACCCTGGAGCTTGGTTGATTGTTCGTCCCGATGTTGGTAGATCCGAGAGCTGGCAGCCGTGGGGAAAACTCGAAGCATGGCGCGAGCGAGGAATCAAAGACACTATATGCTGCAAATTCCATCTTCTATCCGAACCACAAGACGGAGGCAATTTTCTCATGTCAGAAATACATATAAATGCCGAAAAGGGTGGCGAGTTTTTCATTGATACCGAAAAACACATGAGAACTGTGACTTCTGCAACAACTCCAATACCTAGTCCACAAAGTAGCGGAGACTTTGGCGCGCTGAGTCCAGTTGTTGGAGGTTTCGTCATGAGCTGTAGAGTTCAAGGTGAAGGAAAGCGTAGCAAACCGTTAGTACAGCTGGCATTGCGACACGTGACATGCGTGGAAGATGCTGCTATCTTCATGGCACTTGCAGCAGCCGTTGACCTCAGTATCGAGGCGTGTAAACCTTTCCGAAGGAAGCTCAGAAGAGCGTTTCGAAACTCTGTGAAAAACAAGGGTAATTGA